From a single Prosthecobacter sp. genomic region:
- the rpoC gene encoding DNA-directed RNA polymerase subunit beta', giving the protein MNADASLKEIFGEPQTGEEFDSVSICIASADRVRSWSSGEVKNPETINYRTFKPEKGGLFCERIFGPTRDWECACGKYKRIKHKGVVCDRCGVEVTLSRVRRERMGHIELAVPVTHIWFYKCMPSRIGLMLDMTARSLERVIYYEDYMVIDPGSTPLQRGQLLTEVDLREAEEQYGADAFRVGMGAQAIRDIFAQLNLADVTKELEEAMTKTRSKQIRKKLAKRLKLCAGFAESHSRPEWMILEVLPVIPPDLRPLVPLEGGRFATSDLNDLYRRVINRNNRLKNLLQLRTPDVIIRNEKRMLQEAVDALFDNGRHGRPVTGAGNRPLKSMSDMLKGKSGRFRQNLLGKRVDYSGRSVIVIGPDLLLHQCGLPKKMALVLFEPFIIRRLKEMGLVHTVRSAKKMIERRTPEVWDILDEVTKGHPVLLNRAPTLHRLSIQAFEPKLIEGDAIRVHPLVCTAYNADFDGDQMAVHVPLSIEAQMEARLLMLAPNNLFSPASGKPVMNPSQDIPLGCYFLTYLREFPGNEAKLKKGDVEGRMPIFNDASEVEFAISEGGLAVNDKIRLRNPDYKLPKRPYGDASKAVIETTAGRVLFNETWPEGLGFINTTVGKKQISDIIWRCFQTVGQRETVSALDRLKQLGFREATRSGCSIGITDMVIPTAKAAGLENAYKQIEEIEKQYRRGIITHGERYQKIIDIWTQVGEIVADELFRTLEYNEGKKHHNPLYVMVNSGARGNRTQIKQLAGMRGLMAKPSGEIIERPITSNFREGLSVLEYFISTHGARKGLADTALKTADSGYMTRKLVDVSQDVIVTEEDCGTVNGITLASIYQGDEEIVDLKTRIYGRTSCETIHDPVDKSVIIKAGQMATEKEAAHLMKIGVEKLKIRSVLTCESKRGCCAKCYGLHLATHRIAKIGEAVGIVAAQSIGEPGTQLTMRTFHVGGAAMSSFKQPFINTKNAGNVKYTDMRAVTTIEGTWIALTKNGIISIHDDDGRELESHKLVAGAVIAVEDGGKVKKGQQIVTWDQYNVPIITEKAGKLEFRDMISGITITKEVNQSTGNEETVVIEHKEDLHPQVVVVNPKTHEVLASYTIPAGAHLSVKNNEKVEAGTTIAKTPRKASKTKDITGGLPRVAELFEARKPKDACEIARIDGTVEIGGLVRGKRRVIVTDTKTGQQEEHLIPRSKHILLFNGDHVSKGDQITEGPVVPHDLLEILGPQALREHLVNEVQEVYRAQGVEINDKHVEIIIRQMLRKVKVTDPGDTEFLWGDQIDRGEFEKENNRVTDEGGKPAEAEPVLLGITKASIETESFISAASFQDTTRVLTEAATLAKSDYLRGFKENVIMGHLIPAGTGFITNRNFELHETERPTLPARVEEDEESLTA; this is encoded by the coding sequence ATGAATGCTGACGCGAGCTTGAAAGAAATCTTCGGGGAACCCCAAACAGGCGAGGAGTTCGACTCTGTGTCGATCTGCATCGCCTCTGCCGACCGTGTACGCTCATGGTCCTCCGGCGAAGTCAAAAACCCGGAAACCATCAACTACCGCACGTTCAAGCCTGAAAAAGGCGGCTTGTTCTGCGAGCGCATCTTCGGTCCCACCCGTGACTGGGAGTGCGCATGCGGCAAGTACAAGCGCATCAAGCACAAGGGCGTCGTCTGCGACCGCTGCGGCGTCGAAGTGACCCTCTCCCGCGTACGCCGTGAGCGCATGGGCCACATCGAGCTCGCCGTGCCGGTGACGCACATCTGGTTCTACAAGTGCATGCCTTCCCGCATCGGCCTCATGCTCGACATGACCGCCCGTTCGCTGGAACGCGTCATCTACTACGAAGACTACATGGTCATCGATCCCGGCAGCACGCCGCTTCAGCGCGGCCAGCTCCTCACCGAAGTCGATCTTCGTGAAGCCGAGGAACAGTACGGTGCTGACGCCTTCCGCGTCGGCATGGGCGCCCAGGCCATCCGCGACATCTTCGCCCAGCTCAATCTGGCCGACGTGACGAAGGAACTCGAAGAGGCGATGACCAAGACGCGCTCCAAGCAGATCCGCAAGAAGCTCGCCAAGCGTCTCAAGCTCTGCGCAGGCTTTGCTGAAAGCCACAGCCGTCCGGAATGGATGATCCTCGAAGTGCTGCCGGTCATCCCACCGGACCTTCGTCCTCTCGTCCCGCTCGAAGGCGGCCGCTTCGCCACCTCTGACTTGAACGACCTCTACCGTCGCGTCATCAACCGCAACAACCGCCTCAAGAACCTCCTCCAACTGCGCACGCCGGATGTCATCATCCGTAACGAAAAGCGCATGCTGCAGGAAGCCGTCGATGCGTTGTTCGACAACGGCCGCCATGGCCGCCCGGTCACCGGCGCGGGCAATCGTCCGCTCAAGTCGATGTCCGACATGCTCAAGGGCAAGTCCGGCCGCTTCCGTCAGAACCTGCTCGGCAAGCGCGTCGATTACTCCGGCCGTTCCGTCATCGTCATCGGTCCTGATCTTCTGCTGCACCAATGCGGTCTGCCGAAGAAGATGGCGCTCGTCTTGTTCGAGCCCTTCATCATCCGCCGTCTCAAGGAGATGGGACTCGTGCACACCGTCCGCAGCGCGAAGAAGATGATCGAACGCCGCACGCCGGAAGTGTGGGACATCCTGGATGAAGTCACCAAGGGCCACCCGGTTCTCCTGAACCGCGCTCCGACGCTCCACCGTCTCTCCATCCAGGCCTTCGAGCCGAAGCTCATCGAAGGTGACGCCATCCGCGTGCATCCCCTCGTTTGTACGGCCTACAACGCCGACTTTGATGGTGACCAGATGGCCGTCCACGTCCCGCTTTCCATCGAAGCTCAGATGGAAGCCCGCCTGCTCATGCTCGCGCCGAACAACCTGTTCAGCCCTGCCAGCGGCAAGCCCGTGATGAACCCGTCGCAGGACATTCCGCTCGGCTGCTACTTCCTCACTTACCTGCGTGAGTTCCCCGGCAACGAAGCCAAGCTCAAGAAGGGCGATGTGGAAGGCCGCATGCCGATCTTCAACGACGCCTCCGAGGTCGAGTTCGCCATCTCCGAAGGCGGCCTTGCCGTGAACGACAAAATTCGTCTCCGCAATCCCGACTACAAGCTGCCGAAGCGCCCGTATGGCGACGCCTCCAAGGCCGTGATCGAAACCACCGCCGGACGCGTGCTGTTCAATGAAACCTGGCCGGAAGGTCTCGGCTTCATTAACACCACCGTCGGCAAGAAGCAGATTTCCGACATCATCTGGCGCTGCTTCCAGACTGTGGGCCAGCGTGAGACCGTCAGCGCGCTTGACCGCCTCAAGCAGCTCGGCTTCCGCGAAGCCACCCGCTCCGGTTGCTCCATCGGCATCACCGACATGGTCATCCCGACGGCCAAGGCCGCCGGTCTGGAGAACGCCTACAAGCAGATCGAAGAAATCGAGAAGCAGTATCGCCGCGGTATCATCACCCACGGTGAGCGCTACCAGAAGATCATCGACATCTGGACCCAGGTCGGTGAAATCGTCGCCGATGAACTCTTCCGCACGTTGGAATACAACGAGGGCAAGAAGCATCACAACCCGCTCTACGTCATGGTCAACTCGGGCGCCCGCGGCAACCGTACGCAGATCAAGCAGCTCGCCGGCATGCGCGGCCTCATGGCCAAGCCCTCCGGTGAGATCATTGAGCGTCCGATCACCTCGAACTTCCGTGAAGGTCTGAGCGTGCTTGAGTACTTCATCTCCACCCACGGTGCGCGTAAAGGCCTTGCAGACACCGCCTTGAAGACCGCTGACTCCGGCTACATGACCCGCAAGCTGGTCGATGTGTCCCAAGACGTCATCGTCACCGAGGAAGACTGCGGCACCGTCAACGGCATCACGCTCGCCTCCATCTACCAGGGCGACGAAGAAATCGTCGATCTCAAGACCCGCATCTATGGCCGCACCAGTTGCGAGACCATCCATGATCCGGTGGACAAGAGCGTCATCATCAAGGCCGGCCAGATGGCCACCGAGAAGGAAGCCGCCCACCTCATGAAGATCGGCGTCGAGAAGCTCAAGATCCGCTCCGTCCTCACCTGCGAAAGCAAGCGTGGCTGCTGTGCCAAGTGCTACGGCCTCCACCTCGCCACGCACCGCATCGCGAAGATCGGCGAAGCCGTCGGCATCGTCGCCGCCCAGTCCATCGGTGAGCCCGGAACCCAGCTCACCATGCGTACGTTCCACGTCGGTGGTGCGGCAATGAGCTCCTTCAAGCAGCCCTTCATCAACACCAAGAACGCCGGTAACGTCAAGTACACTGACATGCGCGCGGTGACCACCATCGAAGGCACCTGGATCGCCCTCACTAAGAACGGCATCATCTCCATCCATGACGATGATGGTCGCGAACTCGAGAGCCACAAGCTCGTCGCTGGCGCGGTCATTGCCGTCGAGGACGGTGGCAAGGTCAAGAAAGGCCAGCAGATCGTCACTTGGGATCAGTACAACGTGCCGATCATCACCGAGAAGGCCGGCAAGCTGGAGTTCCGTGACATGATCTCCGGCATCACCATCACCAAGGAAGTCAACCAGAGCACTGGCAACGAGGAAACCGTCGTCATCGAGCACAAGGAAGACCTCCATCCGCAGGTCGTCGTCGTGAATCCGAAGACGCACGAAGTGCTCGCCAGCTACACCATTCCCGCCGGCGCTCACTTGAGCGTGAAGAACAACGAGAAGGTCGAGGCCGGCACCACCATCGCCAAGACGCCGCGCAAGGCCTCCAAGACCAAGGACATCACCGGCGGTCTGCCGCGTGTGGCCGAGCTCTTCGAAGCCCGCAAGCCCAAGGACGCCTGCGAAATCGCCCGCATCGACGGCACCGTCGAAATCGGCGGCCTCGTCCGCGGCAAGCGCCGCGTCATCGTCACCGACACCAAGACCGGCCAGCAGGAAGAGCATCTCATCCCCCGCAGCAAGCACATCTTGCTCTTCAACGGCGACCACGTCAGCAAAGGCGACCAGATCACCGAAGGCCCGGTCGTTCCGCATGACCTCCTCGAAATCCTTGGCCCGCAGGCCCTGCGTGAGCATCTCGTCAATGAAGTGCAGGAAGTGTACCGTGCCCAGGGCGTGGAAATCAACGACAAGCACGTCGAGATCATCATCCGCCAGATGCTGCGCAAGGTGAAGGTCACCGATCCGGGCGACACCGAGTTCCTCTGGGGCGACCAGATCGACCGCGGCGAGTTCGAGAAGGAAAACAACCGTGTCACCGACGAAGGCGGCAAGCCTGCGGAAGCAGAGCCCGTCCTCCTCGGCATCACCAAGGCCTCCATCGAAACCGAGTCCTTCATCTCCGCCGCCTCCTTCCAGGACACCACCCGTGTGCTCACCGAGGCCGCCACGCTGGCCAAGTCCGACTACCTGCGCGGCTTCAAGGAAAACGTCATCATGGGCCATCTCATCCCCGCCGGTACCGGCTTCATCACCAACCGCAACTTCGAGCTCCACGAGACCGAGAGGCCCACGCTTCCCGCCCGTGTCGAAGAAGACGAGGAAAGCCTCACCGCGTAA
- the rpoB gene encoding DNA-directed RNA polymerase subunit beta, producing MSQRTNFGKIHEVAEPPNLIEIQLRSYEEFLQKNITPSKRKDLGLQAVFREVFPITSYDEKMTLDFAMYEIGEPKLSSLEAIHEAETFSAPLYVTYELKDEQGAKQERVYMGEIPLMTVRGTFVINGAERVVVSQLHRSPGICFETTQHLNGRWLHGFRIIPDRGTWLEVQFDTNDLLYVYLDRRRRRRKFLATTLLRVIGFPTDEDILKLFYEIQDLKLKDSISEEEIATKILFKDILDGELIVARAYEPLTSGVVRQLIQLGIKAIKVVTASPDDLLITSLRKDTAKDEDEALKEIYRRLRPGDPPTTPNARALVKRLFFDPKRYDLTRVGRYKINQKLSLKVDTEMRILTAEDVVSALRYLFHLREGQGILDDIDHLGSRRVRAVGELLANQCRVGLSRTERLVKERMTLFDVNMDTMTPAKLVNPKALSAVVRDFFGRSQLSQFMDQINPLAELTHKRRLSALGPGGLNRDRAGFEVRDVHPSHYGRICPIETPEGPNIGLINSLGSYARINEFGFIETPYRPVKECVVADKIEYLTADQEEKHYIAQANNPIDDKGRFKGNKITVRYRGDFIEVEPDKVTLMDVSPKQLVSVAAALIPFLEHDDANRALMGSNMQRQGVPLLEGEAPLVGTGMEGKAARDSRSVIVADANGTVAAATADVIIVTKDGNLPVKDEKFLENPLKSVHTDEEKGTHVYPLRKFGRSNAGTCINQQPLVKRGQKIKKGDVIADGPCTDQGELAIGKNMLVAFMPWNGYNFEDAITISRRVVKEDIYTSIHIEDFEVIARDTKLGPEEITRDIPNVGDEALKNLDAQGVVRIGAEVKPGDILVGKITPKSETELAPEERLLRAIFGEKAADVKDTSLRVPSGCTGIIMDVRIAQRGAGADSEKEKLSPSEYKKHIKQIEEDYRNKKEDLTEQLTERLSDILLNEKIPLDIVNGQTGEPLVSANKKITKTMLRHVAESYDTIEIDPSPIRNKIFDIIQTFEQKFSDADMERERNLDKIESSEDTADTGVVKQVRVFLASKRKLSVGDKMAGRHGNKGIVANIVPEEDMPFLENGTPVDIVLNPLGVPSRMNVGQVLETHLGLAAKALGMKIATPVFDGIPESKIMEYIKDAKKVPGYEWMGLNGKSKLYDGRTGDSFNLDVVVGYIYMLKLGHLVADKIHARAVGPYSLVTQQPLGGKAQYGGQRFGEMEVWALEAYGAAYTLQELLTVKSDDVQGRTRIYEQIVKGDHALEAGTPESFNVLIKEMQSLGLDVKVHKRANANADAEALERFATSAGA from the coding sequence ATGTCCCAGCGCACCAACTTTGGCAAAATCCACGAAGTCGCCGAGCCACCGAATCTCATCGAGATCCAGCTCCGCTCATACGAGGAATTTCTCCAGAAAAACATCACGCCCTCGAAGCGCAAAGATCTCGGCCTGCAGGCCGTGTTCCGGGAAGTTTTCCCCATCACCAGTTACGATGAGAAGATGACGCTCGATTTCGCCATGTACGAAATCGGCGAACCCAAGCTCAGCTCCCTCGAAGCCATCCATGAGGCCGAGACTTTCAGCGCTCCGCTGTACGTGACCTATGAGCTCAAAGACGAGCAGGGTGCGAAACAGGAACGCGTTTACATGGGCGAAATCCCCCTCATGACCGTGCGTGGCACGTTTGTCATCAATGGCGCCGAGCGTGTGGTCGTCTCCCAGCTTCATCGTTCGCCGGGCATCTGCTTTGAAACCACCCAGCACCTCAACGGCCGCTGGCTGCACGGCTTCCGCATCATTCCTGACCGCGGCACCTGGCTCGAAGTCCAGTTCGACACCAACGATCTCCTTTACGTCTATCTCGATCGTCGTCGTCGTCGTCGTAAATTCCTCGCCACCACGCTCCTGCGCGTTATCGGCTTCCCCACGGACGAGGACATCCTCAAGCTCTTCTACGAAATCCAGGATCTGAAGCTCAAGGACAGCATTTCCGAAGAGGAAATCGCCACCAAGATCCTCTTCAAGGACATCCTCGACGGTGAACTCATCGTTGCCCGTGCCTATGAGCCGCTGACCTCCGGCGTTGTGCGTCAGCTCATCCAGTTGGGCATCAAGGCGATCAAAGTCGTCACCGCATCACCGGACGACCTGCTCATCACCTCGCTGCGCAAGGACACGGCGAAGGATGAGGACGAGGCGCTCAAGGAAATCTACCGCCGTCTGCGTCCGGGCGATCCGCCCACCACGCCAAACGCGCGTGCGCTTGTGAAGCGTCTGTTCTTCGATCCGAAGCGCTATGACCTCACCCGCGTGGGCCGCTACAAGATCAACCAGAAGCTCTCGCTCAAGGTCGATACCGAAATGCGCATCCTTACCGCTGAGGACGTCGTCTCCGCGCTGCGCTACCTGTTCCATCTGCGTGAAGGCCAGGGCATCCTGGATGATATTGACCATCTCGGCAGCCGCCGTGTGCGCGCCGTGGGTGAACTCCTCGCCAACCAGTGCCGCGTGGGCCTGTCCCGCACCGAGCGTCTCGTCAAAGAGCGCATGACCCTGTTCGACGTGAACATGGACACCATGACGCCCGCCAAGCTCGTCAATCCGAAGGCGCTTTCCGCCGTCGTGCGCGACTTCTTCGGCCGCAGCCAGCTCAGCCAGTTCATGGACCAGATCAATCCTCTGGCCGAATTGACCCACAAGCGCCGTCTCTCCGCCCTCGGGCCAGGCGGTCTGAACCGCGACCGTGCCGGCTTCGAAGTTCGCGACGTTCATCCGTCGCACTATGGCCGTATCTGCCCGATTGAGACCCCGGAAGGTCCGAACATCGGTCTGATCAACTCCCTCGGCAGCTACGCCCGCATCAACGAATTCGGCTTCATCGAAACGCCGTACCGTCCGGTGAAGGAATGTGTCGTCGCCGACAAGATCGAGTACCTCACCGCCGACCAGGAGGAGAAGCACTACATCGCCCAGGCGAACAATCCGATCGACGACAAGGGCCGTTTCAAAGGCAACAAGATCACCGTGCGTTACCGTGGCGACTTCATCGAAGTCGAGCCTGACAAGGTCACGCTTATGGACGTGTCGCCGAAGCAGCTCGTCTCCGTCGCCGCCGCGCTCATTCCGTTCCTGGAGCACGATGACGCCAATCGCGCCCTGATGGGTTCGAACATGCAGCGCCAGGGCGTTCCGCTTCTGGAAGGCGAGGCACCGCTCGTCGGCACCGGCATGGAAGGCAAGGCTGCGCGCGATTCGCGCTCGGTCATCGTTGCCGATGCCAATGGCACCGTCGCCGCCGCCACCGCTGACGTGATCATCGTCACCAAGGACGGCAATCTGCCCGTCAAAGACGAAAAATTCCTCGAGAATCCCCTCAAGTCGGTGCATACCGATGAAGAAAAGGGCACCCACGTCTATCCGCTGCGCAAGTTTGGCCGCAGCAACGCCGGCACCTGCATCAACCAGCAGCCGCTGGTGAAGCGTGGGCAGAAGATCAAGAAGGGCGATGTCATCGCCGACGGTCCGTGCACCGACCAGGGTGAGCTTGCCATCGGCAAGAACATGCTCGTCGCCTTCATGCCCTGGAACGGCTACAACTTCGAGGACGCCATCACCATCAGCCGCCGCGTGGTGAAGGAGGACATCTACACCTCCATCCACATCGAGGACTTCGAAGTCATCGCACGTGACACCAAGCTCGGGCCTGAAGAAATCACGCGTGACATCCCGAACGTCGGTGATGAGGCGCTGAAAAACCTCGATGCCCAGGGCGTCGTGCGCATCGGCGCGGAAGTGAAGCCTGGTGACATCCTCGTCGGCAAAATCACGCCGAAGTCCGAAACCGAACTCGCCCCTGAAGAGCGCCTCCTGCGCGCCATCTTCGGTGAGAAGGCTGCGGACGTGAAGGACACCTCCCTGCGTGTGCCTTCCGGCTGCACCGGCATCATCATGGATGTCCGCATCGCCCAGCGCGGCGCGGGTGCCGACTCTGAGAAGGAGAAGCTCTCCCCGTCCGAGTACAAAAAGCACATCAAGCAGATCGAAGAGGACTACCGCAACAAGAAGGAAGACCTCACCGAGCAGCTCACCGAACGCCTCTCCGACATTCTTCTCAACGAGAAGATCCCTCTCGACATTGTGAACGGCCAGACTGGCGAACCGCTCGTCTCCGCGAACAAGAAGATCACCAAGACGATGCTGCGTCATGTGGCTGAAAGCTATGACACCATCGAGATCGACCCGAGCCCGATCCGCAACAAGATCTTCGACATCATCCAGACCTTCGAACAGAAGTTCTCCGACGCCGACATGGAACGTGAGCGCAACCTCGACAAGATCGAGAGCAGCGAAGACACCGCCGACACCGGCGTCGTCAAGCAGGTGCGCGTCTTCCTCGCCAGCAAGCGCAAGCTTTCGGTGGGTGACAAGATGGCCGGCCGCCACGGCAACAAGGGCATCGTCGCCAACATCGTGCCGGAAGAAGACATGCCGTTCCTCGAAAACGGCACGCCGGTGGACATCGTGCTCAACCCGCTGGGCGTGCCATCGCGCATGAACGTGGGCCAGGTGCTCGAAACCCATCTGGGTCTCGCCGCCAAGGCGCTCGGCATGAAGATCGCCACCCCGGTCTTCGACGGTATTCCTGAATCCAAGATCATGGAGTACATCAAGGACGCCAAGAAAGTCCCCGGCTACGAATGGATGGGCCTCAACGGCAAATCCAAGCTCTATGACGGACGCACAGGCGACTCCTTCAATCTTGATGTCGTCGTCGGCTACATCTACATGCTGAAGCTCGGTCACCTTGTCGCTGACAAGATCCACGCCCGTGCGGTCGGACCTTACTCGCTCGTCACGCAGCAGCCTTTGGGCGGCAAGGCCCAATACGGCGGCCAGCGTTTCGGCGAAATGGAAGTGTGGGCGCTCGAAGCCTACGGCGCCGCCTACACGCTGCAGGAACTCCTCACCGTCAAATCCGACGACGTGCAGGGCCGTACTCGGATTTACGAGCAGATCGTCAAGGGCGACCACGCCCTCGAAGCCGGCACGCCGGAATCGTTCAACGTTCTCATCAAGGAAATGCAGTCCCTCGGCCTCGACGTGAAGGTGCACAAGCGTGCCAACGCCAACGCCGACGCGGAAGCCCTCGAACGTTTTGCCACCTCGGCGGGTGCCTAA
- a CDS encoding efflux RND transporter permease subunit — MNVSELSIRRPVMISLVMIGALAFGILAYKELPVSDLPNVDFPTLSVTASLPGASPATMAATVANPLEKQFSTIPGITSMVSSSSLGSTSITLQFDLARDIDDAALDVQSAISTAQRRLPQEMTAPPSFRKVNPAESPIMFLALVSDTLPMSKVDEYTETLISPKFSTVAGVAQVQVFGSQKYAVRVQVNPLRIASRGVSLDEVRAAIQTGNSNIPTGTLQGVDQVFTVQSGGKLTNAAEFSNLVIAYREDSPVRLGDVAQVMDGVEDDRVAAWFNNKRAIMIAVQRQPGSNTVQVVNEIRKLLPSINEQLPAAVTLEILTDRSVSIRDSVHDVQFTLGLSIALVVLVIFLFLRRLTATVIPALAIILSIITTFSVMHLLGFSLNNLSLMALTLCVGFVVDDAIVVLENIVRHIEQGKTPFQAALIGSREIAFTVISMTLSLAAVFLPVLFMGGILGRLFNEFAITIGTAILISGIVSLTLTPMLCSRFLKPQSEEKKEGWFSRMVEHGIHGMTAMYRWTLDMVLAHRVLTMLVTLATIAATAWGFAVIRKGFIPTEDIGSLYVGTEGAKDSSFESMVAHQRALALIMARNPHIESFSSSLGSTSFGGPSNLGRMYARLKPRSERPSAAEIVDQLRCDLSQVPGIRAFPQVPPLIRMGGRLSNSPYQFTLSGISLEEINRITPQLEARIRTVPGVTDVASDLQLSNPEVRVDIDRDRAASLGISSGQLDNALYDAFGSRQISSIYTSADEYSVMLEVRPRFQQTPGELDRVYLRSTDNGLTPLDAIATVTRGVGPLTVNHLGQLPSATISFNIERGQSLGDVVNRIKTAVEGMTPAGMNANFQGEAQAFQSSLGNLTLLLVMAILVIYLVLGILYESFIHPLTILSGLPAAGVGALMTLMLFGEELNVYGFVGILMLIGIVKKNAIMMIDFALEAQRHHHKAPAEAIREACLVRFRPIMMTTFAALMGALPIALGIGSGADARRSLGLAVVGGLVFSQLLTLYITPVVYLYMEKLGAKLGGLGRIEENEGMERLA, encoded by the coding sequence ATGAATGTCTCCGAGCTTTCGATCCGGCGGCCGGTGATGATCTCGTTGGTCATGATCGGTGCGCTGGCGTTCGGAATTCTGGCCTACAAAGAGCTGCCGGTGAGCGACCTGCCGAATGTGGATTTCCCTACGTTGTCGGTGACTGCAAGTTTGCCCGGCGCGAGTCCGGCGACGATGGCGGCAACGGTGGCAAATCCACTGGAGAAACAGTTTTCGACCATTCCTGGCATCACCTCGATGGTTTCCTCCAGTTCGCTGGGAAGCACGAGCATCACACTGCAATTCGACCTCGCACGCGACATCGACGATGCGGCGCTGGATGTGCAATCGGCGATCTCCACCGCGCAGAGGCGGCTGCCACAGGAGATGACCGCGCCGCCGTCGTTCCGCAAAGTGAATCCGGCGGAGTCGCCGATCATGTTCCTGGCGCTGGTGTCCGACACGCTGCCGATGTCCAAGGTGGATGAGTATACCGAGACGCTGATCTCGCCTAAATTCTCCACGGTGGCCGGCGTGGCGCAGGTGCAGGTGTTTGGATCGCAGAAGTATGCCGTGCGCGTGCAGGTCAATCCGCTGCGCATCGCCTCGCGCGGCGTGAGCCTGGATGAAGTGCGCGCCGCGATCCAAACCGGCAACAGCAACATTCCCACCGGAACACTGCAAGGCGTGGATCAGGTGTTCACGGTGCAATCCGGCGGCAAGCTGACCAATGCGGCTGAATTCAGCAACCTCGTCATCGCCTATCGCGAGGACAGCCCAGTGCGTCTCGGAGACGTGGCACAGGTCATGGACGGCGTGGAGGACGACCGAGTGGCGGCGTGGTTCAACAACAAGCGCGCCATCATGATCGCCGTGCAACGCCAGCCGGGCTCGAACACGGTCCAGGTGGTGAATGAAATCCGCAAGCTGCTGCCATCCATCAACGAGCAGCTTCCCGCCGCCGTGACATTGGAGATATTGACGGACCGCTCGGTCTCGATTCGAGATTCAGTGCATGATGTGCAGTTCACGCTGGGACTGAGCATTGCCCTTGTGGTGCTGGTGATCTTTTTGTTCCTGCGCAGGCTCACCGCCACGGTGATTCCGGCTCTGGCGATCATTCTGTCGATCATCACGACCTTCTCGGTGATGCACCTGCTGGGCTTCAGCCTGAACAACCTTTCTCTGATGGCGTTGACGCTGTGCGTGGGCTTCGTCGTCGATGATGCGATCGTGGTGCTGGAGAACATCGTGCGTCACATCGAACAGGGAAAGACGCCGTTTCAGGCGGCGCTGATCGGCTCGCGTGAGATCGCCTTCACGGTGATCTCGATGACTCTGTCGCTGGCGGCGGTGTTTCTGCCCGTGTTGTTCATGGGCGGCATCCTCGGCCGGCTCTTCAATGAATTCGCCATCACCATCGGCACGGCGATTCTGATCTCGGGCATCGTGTCGCTGACGCTGACGCCGATGCTGTGCAGCCGGTTTCTCAAACCTCAGAGCGAGGAGAAAAAGGAGGGCTGGTTCTCCCGCATGGTGGAACACGGCATCCATGGAATGACGGCCATGTATCGCTGGACGCTGGACATGGTGCTGGCGCATCGCGTGCTGACAATGCTGGTGACACTGGCGACGATCGCGGCGACTGCCTGGGGCTTCGCGGTCATTCGCAAAGGATTCATTCCCACGGAGGACATCGGATCACTCTACGTGGGCACCGAGGGAGCGAAGGACTCGTCATTTGAATCGATGGTGGCGCACCAGAGGGCTCTGGCGTTGATCATGGCGCGCAATCCGCACATCGAGAGCTTCAGCTCGAGTCTCGGCAGCACCTCGTTTGGCGGCCCGTCGAACCTGGGACGCATGTATGCGCGACTGAAGCCTCGCAGTGAACGACCATCTGCCGCGGAGATCGTGGATCAACTGCGGTGTGACCTCTCTCAAGTGCCGGGTATTCGCGCATTCCCGCAGGTGCCACCGCTCATTCGAATGGGCGGGCGTCTGAGCAACAGTCCGTATCAATTCACGCTGTCTGGAATCAGCCTGGAGGAGATCAACCGCATCACGCCGCAACTGGAGGCCAGGATCCGCACCGTACCCGGTGTGACGGATGTGGCCTCTGATCTGCAACTGAGCAACCCAGAGGTGCGGGTGGACATTGACCGGGATCGCGCGGCCTCACTGGGCATTTCTTCCGGCCAGCTCGACAACGCACTGTATGATGCGTTCGGCTCCCGCCAGATCAGCAGCATTTACACTTCGGCTGACGAATACTCGGTGATGCTGGAGGTACGGCCGCGGTTTCAGCAGACGCCTGGAGAACTGGATCGTGTTTACCTGCGCTCCACCGACAACGGACTGACACCGCTGGATGCCATCGCCACCGTCACACGCGGCGTCGGACCGCTCACGGTGAATCATCTCGGCCAGCTCCCATCGGCGACCATTTCGTTCAACATCGAACGCGGCCAGTCTCTGGGGGATGTGGTCAATCGCATCAAGACGGCGGTCGAGGGCATGACGCCCGCCGGGATGAACGCCAATTTTCAAGGCGAGGCCCAGGCGTTTCAAAGCTCACTGGGCAACCTCACGCTGTTGCTGGTGATGGCGATTCTCGTGATCTACCTGGTGCTGGGCATCCTGTATGAGAGCTTCATCCACCCGCTCACCATCCTGTCGGGCCTGCCCGCGGCCGGCGTCGGCGCATTGATGACGCTGATGTTGTTCGGCGAGGAACTGAACGTGTATGGCTTCGTGGGCATCCTGATGCTCATTGGCATCGTGAAGAAGAATGCGATCATGATGATCGACTTCGCCCTCGAAGCGCAACGCCATCACCACAAGGCGCCAGCGGAGGCGATCCGCGAGGCCTGCCTGGTGCGGTTTCGTCCGATCATGATGACAACGTTTGCCGCGCTGATGGGCGCGCTGCCGATCGCGCTTGGCATTGGCTCAGGCGCCGATGCACGCCGTTCCCTCGGCCTTGCGGTGGTGGGAGGTCTGGTCTTCTCGCAGTTGCTGACCCTCTACATCACACCCGTCGTGTATCTTTACATGGAAAAGTTGGGTGCCAAGCTGGGAGGGCTGGGGCGAATCGAAGAGAATGAAGGAATGGAGAGACTGGCGTAG